TCGTAGTCTTCCTCCCAATACCAAAAACTGCAACCAGATCCATCCCTCTGCAATAGCAGAAACCAGTCAAAACCGAGCAAAATTCACCAAAAAAAACTACAGATTTCAGACTAACTGAACAACCGAATCGAAATCACTTACATTGCTTTGCAAGCTCCTTcagctcttcctctttcttctttgcaAGCTCCTTcagctcttcctctttcttctttgcaAGATCCTTCAGATGCTTCTCGTAGTCTTCCTCCCAATACCAAAAACTGCAACCAGATCCATCCCTCTGCAATAGCAGAAACCAGTCAAAACCGAGCAAAATTCACCAAAAAAAACTACAGATTTCAGACTAACTGAACAACCGAATCGAAATCACTTACATTGCCAGCTGGGCACTTGTAAAAAATGCGGCCTTGATTTCCATGCTCATCAGTTTTGACTACCAGCTCGAGAACTTGGTGAAGGCCGCACTTATCGCAGGTAGTCAGTTCAACGTCGGGCCTCTGCCTTGGGCGAAAACGAGACGCTGACGAGCTCGAGTGCTGAGAAGAGGTCGCCATGGCGGCAAGTACGGGCGGAGGAGGCTGACACTCGGCGGCGAGGACGAATCGCGGCGGCGGGGGGGTGGTAACCTGAACGACAAACAGATGGGGACAAACACACCGCAGGGCGATATTTGCATAAGCTGTACACGGGTCGGCGCCCGGTTGGACTACAGTGAAACCCAAAGAGCGTTTAGGCACCTAAACGCCCGTTTTGTGAGTTCATGGATCGGCTTGACACAGCCGCGTAAGTTAAAGGACCGCTAGTGAACTTTACTCTATATTTTTCATGAGCTATAAATATATTATTTAGATTCCTTGTGTCCTAatatatctctagttcttcttaattatatttttttgaaTAAACAGGAGAGGTTTCCCCCCTACTGGATTTTATTAAACAACAAAAAGGGATACAGAGTCTGCAACAAACGTTCAGGAGACGAAGAAAGAGACAGAAAATAAAGAAAATTACACAAAGGAAGCTAGCCATCAAGAGATGGTTGGTATTTAGTCCTAGCCCATAGCTTAACTAGAGCTTCTCGTGGCCAATGTTGTTCTCCTCTAAAGATCAAGTCATTTCGGAATTCGGAGCGACCAAATTGCCCAGCACATCGCCACAATTAATTATTTCCATAAAGAAAGGCCTTTGGAGAGAAGACTTAAACTGGGATAACATTTGGAAGAGATCATCTTGGATGAGCTGAGCGAGCCCCAACAAGCTCCAACAGgccattttttgtggtttataaaACTGTATTAGATGTTTACTGGGTTTTAATTTAAAAAGAATGAAACTACCTTGAAAACCACTTAACCATGGCAGAGAGGTAATTAAAACCATTTCAAGAGTTGGGGAGATACTTTGTCCGGTTTTGCAGCTTGCGGAAGAAACCTAAACTCCGACGATAGTTTGTGGAAGCAAAATGACTCTTATCTCGCCCAACCTTGTCAATACTTTTCACACGTGGACAGGGGTTGATCCACGTTGGGGCATGAGGGGCTCTACTGGCCCCCCTACCCTGATGTTGCCACCTTGATTGTATTTTGCAATCATATGATCGATCCATCTTAGaatatactccatccgttccaaattataagtcgttttgacttttttggttcatccattttgctatgtatgtagacatagatacatagcaaaattgatgtaccaaaaaagtcaaaacgacttataatttgaaacggagggagtagctatATTTAGCCTTTCTCAAACACATTAAGGAAGTCTAATATAACTTTCGTTAAACCTGTTTCTCCATGAGTGTATGATAACATGGATGCCTGCCGCTTAGGGGACAATACTAAATCGAAGGACCCCCTTCAGAATAGCATGGTAGAGTGATACTCCATGGGTCCTAGAATATAATGGGATTTAAGTTGTCTTTCTTTAAAattattttaagtttgaccaaggtttttgaaaaaaaaaaactgacataTCATATGAGTATCATAACATATATTATCAAATGTATTTTTATACACTTCTTTGATTCTCTGAATGTTAACCGCGCAAAAAAacatttttatttataaatatggtcaaacttaagatgattTGATCGACTTAGAACAAAATCAAATCTATTTTATTTCAGGATAGAAAGgaataagtgtttgttttgtGTTTTCTGGTTTCTGGTGCAGGTGTACAAACAGCATGGACAATATTTACCGgaaccgagagagagagagtgcgcaaatataaaaacataggaaaataagaCATTGATAGACTTTTATTTATTGACACTTATACATAAGGAAGAAAACGATTATACATGATGAAACTATGAAATCGAGGGATGGAGTTGCACAACACAGTAAATGCGCAGGCCGTGATTTGCAATCTCGGTTTCCAGCATATattttagtgaacaagcatatgcGCGGCAAGCGACTATGCCGAATCTAGCACTCGTATGCAATGCTAGAAGAGAGAGTGCGCATGGTCCTGCCAAAGGGAGTGCCATCATGAGCAGCAGAGAATTGGCCGCTGGTGCTGCCGCAGCCGCGGGCGCCGCCGTCTCGAAAATGAGCTGCTGGGACTTGGCGTTGCCGATGTCGTAAGTCATGGTCCTGCCCGTCTGCAGCAAGCTGCCCAGGAGCGACACGCCTTGATACGGCAGCATGGTAAGGCATGCCAGGCCGGTGCCGCCGTTGCTGGTGTCGTCGGCGAAGAAGTAGTTGTACTCTTTCAGCTCCATCGTCGCCTCTCCGTCGAACACCAGTGCCATCTCCGGGACCGCCACGTTGGATTGGATCTTGTTGTAGTTGTAGCACAGGTCAAGGCCAAGCGCGGAGCCGTCGACAGGCTGCACACCAGCAGTGTCGTTGAAATGTTTGACAAAGGCCTGCTTCACCATGTCGTACGCGGTCTCCTCGAGGAACGTAACCGGCATCGTCGTGCTCAGGAACACGCCGCCGGAGCCGTTGGCACGGAGGCCGAACGTCCCGGCCGGGATGTCCACCAGGTCCTTCCCGACTCTTATGCCGGTGAGGTTGACATAGCAAAGTTCAGGGTGTAGTTGACCGGTGAGAAGAGGGGTAGCAGCAGAGCCGCTgttggtcgtcgtcgtcgtcgtcgtctgttTCACGTCGTCGCCGCCAAACTGGAAGAAGGAGCTGCCACTCTGGGAGTCGTCGTCGGACGCCAAGAAGTAGGAGAACCAGGAGAGCTGGAGCTGCGACACCAGGGACAAGGGGCCCCTGCTGAAGCCGAAGACTCCAGAGGCACCCGCGAAGTCGCCGACGCTCGCGACGCTGCAGCCAAACACCAAGCTGGGAACGGATATATTACCGAACGTGAAGGTGTCGTTGACTCGTTGGCGAGGTAGCCGGTGGTGTTGGTGTCGGCGCCGTAGACGCCGGTGTACACGCAGTAGTCCTGGTCTGTTTCCGTGGCATTCGCGGTGCATGTCTGGGTGAGCATGCTCTGGCAAGTGTCGCTGCCGCAAGGAAGCGCCGCGAAGGTGGGCGACTGGTCGGGCTGGAACGTGGGCGCCGGCGGCGGCAAGCAATCGCTGCACGGCGCGCACTGCGACCACACAAGCGGGGTGGTGATGTCCAGGATGCCGGAGATGTTCTGCGGCGACGCTGCACCGGTGCCGACGGAGAGGTTGAAGATAAAGAGACCGGCCGTGTAGGCCGCCTTCACCTCATCGGTCTTCTGACCTCCGGAAGGCGGCGTGAGCTCATCTCTGTGCTTCCAGATGCGCTTAATGCCTCTGAATATAGAGTTCGTTCGCTGTGTGCTAGCGCCACCGTGGTAATTAACCTTAGGATTACGAATATACATACCGGCCAACAAGAGCGGCGCCAGCACGAGAACCAGGAGAAGAACAACTGCTGCTGCCACTACCAGTGGGAGGCTCCGACCCATTGTGTCGAGGAGCCTTGCTCGACAGTAGGAACAAGGTGGTTGTTTTCCTGTCTTGCTATCTTAAATTCTTGATAGAGGAGTGGAAAACACACACGCATTGCATACCTCATACACAGGATGTGCTACGGTTTTTATAGCCGGTACCAACAGCCGAGAAGCAGATACACACTTCACGGGTTCAGTTTCAGAGTTTTGCTTCTCTCAACAGCAGCAGATACGCGCTTCACTGGATGTGTTCAGGAACTTGTTAGCATTTTGAATGGATCGTTTACTCACGATATTTAATTTCTGGTTTTATATGCTAGCTAAATTAGGGCAACATTCGTTAGTTAGACAACTACATCATGATCACGAATGGTTAGTACTTTTGAAGGGATGGATTTGGAAATTCTCTTATATACCAGCACAAGCAATCGTTAAATTTGGTGAAtgccaaacaaaaaaaaagagcgGTAACGCTTAGACACGGGCGTCCGAACGCCCCGTCCTGAGATGCGCATGCTCCACTCCTTTACGTGTTGCCGCCGCTATCTTCACCTGCACTCTGCGTCGTTGCTGCCGCCCCGTGCCCACCCCACCCTCTATGCCACCGCTACCATCCGCACCCGCCCTCTACGTCGTCTTTGCGGCCGCAATGCCCACACCCACTCTCTGCGCCACCGCTGCCGCGCCCACCTACCCACTGCGTCATCGTCGCTGCCAAACTCCGCGTTGCCGGTGACCTCTACACGGATGACCTCCCCGTGCTGACGAGCCTCTATTCGCCGAAGCAGCAattgcgctgaaagcgcatgttgcaaacgtatgtttcaagtgtttcagagatgtgttacaagtgttttatatcgatgttgcaaaagtagatcgggatattgcatttgttgcaatggttatacacgtatgtttcaagtgtatgttctaaatatttcatctgttgtatacgtatgttgcaagtgtttcacctAGATGTAACAAAAgtagatctgaatgttgcaaTATGTAAGCAATAGCTATACATGTAtgctgcaagtgtatgtttcaaatgtttcatctgttccataCGTATGCAGCAAGTATTTCATCCGAATGTTGGAAaactagatctggatgttgcatatgtgtgcaatggctatacacgtatgctgCAAAGTgtatgttcaaaatgtttcatctgtttcagacgtatgttgcaagtgattcatctagatgttgcaaaagtagatctggatgttgcatatgtttcaggtGGAGTAGGTGACCCACGGGGTTTTCCGCATGCGCACGCAAAATGAAGAGGGCATGGGTGGTCAGATAGGAAGCAGCAGTGGGGTCCACGTGTGGGGGTGAAAAAACGGGCGGCACGCGTGCGGCGCGGTTATTCGTGCGAGGATAGGTAGGTGACCCACGGGGTTTCCCGCGTGCACGCGCAAAATGAAGTGGGCGCGAGCGGTCAGGGAAGGAAGCAACGGTAGGGTCCACGCGTAGGGGGCAAAAAAATAGGCGGTACGCGTGTGGCGCGGTTATTTGCGTGAGTTGCGTCCGGACGGATGCCCGCATCCGGACATCTGAGCACTAGCTCTACTGAAAAGCCAGGCCATATTTGTCCGGGCACAGGGGAGATATAttcccttgtttttatcctacaGGCGTCAACCATCTACCCCTCCCACGTACAATTACCCTTACTcggcctctctccctctctcccgatCACTTTTTTCTCCAACCACATGCTATTTTTCTCTTCTGCCTCTACTGATCCTTAATGGAAGAGAACTCCCTGCCTCCGCATGACCGCACATAGCGTTTACAATGTTACATAGTTTCGGTGATATTGCTGATGAATTAGAGAATAAGAGATGTAGAAATCATGCTTGACAGAGTCTATTATTAAATTTCCATCCGTGAGAAGCAAACAACTCCAACGTAGTGGTATTTAATTTCCTGCTCGCTAAATGAAAAAACTCTTTTGTTTCATCATCACGTTGCAATAGTGTCTAAAACCGCAGCCAGTATGTTCCCTTGAATATAGCCTGCATAAAAGATGCATATTTACAACTTTTAAATATTAGATCATTACGACATCTCCAAATTGCCCAACATAATGCGGCTATCCCAACTAGAATATATTTTAATCTTTTAAATCAAAAATTGATAACCAACTCCCTAATATGTGGGATATAGAGCTAGGATTGGTTCACCCAATAGCTATATATAGACAGTCCTCTAGATTGTCTTTGCATGATGACAATCAAAGAAAAGATGTTTAACAGTTTTGTTACAATTACAGAAACAACACTTTTGTTCCAATTCATCTTACTTAGGTTGTTCTTTGTTAAAGTTACACCTTGCTGGAGATACCAGAGAAAATCTTGATTTTTAGAGGAATTTTTAACTTCCAATCAATTTATGAGGGAAAGGCATGTTCTGATTCATCTTGTCATGATACATAGAGCAGACTGTAAAATGGCCATTGTTATGTAATCTCCAAAAATATAGATCTCTCTCATCAGTTaaattgatatatatatgtgatcttAGCTACCGCTCAAGTGTAAGTGCTCCATGTACTCCAAACAAATCGTCTCTAGATATTTatcttttcattgattgaatcTTTGACCATTAACTTGTGTTATGCAGGATTGCTGGCTATTGTGTGTCTTTCAAGCATACTTATATGATCCCAAATTCCCATGTCGCATTGTCTATCTCAGCATGAAGTGTTTGAAATCGAGTCTAGGATAAAGATGTGCCCATGCCAACGTTATCCACACCCTACATGTATGTGTGGGATCAAGACTCATGAAGGATTGCTTCTATTGGACGGAAATTACCATGGAAACTCTTACTGTGATTCTTGGGCAAGTTACTGACTTGCCTAGTTGATAGTGTATAGTTCCATTCGTATTTCCCAATTTAACTAAACTATGATTTGTTCAATTCCGTAGGAGGGCCAGACGTGTAAATGGGAGCATTTCAATGGCCATAGTACGGTAAAGGGAAAAGCTTATGGAGAGGATGCCTTGCAAGGCTTATACGAAGACGGAAGTCCTCTGAAAGACTAGTTCGAAAATAAAGCATAGCTTGTTTTATTTGAATCACAAGTAAAAATACCCACAAATACGCATGTACACTAACCTCTATGAACGCACCCAAGCAAACCATATCCGAGAGCACCTTAAAAGACTAATTCGATATATTTCAAGATTGATAAAGTTATCATAGGTTCATCGTTGTCGACAAGCATGTCACCTACCATAAAAATAGAACGTTattaaatcctaaaataaatctagaaaaatgcaAGCACTATACCAAATCACAACAATATAAGTGGATAGGTTTCATACAATGAATCTAAGCGAGCTCATGTCACCATAGTATACAATTTTCTCTTTTCAATAAGCCTTTTAAGCTTAGTATTACATCCAAGATGTGGCCAAGTCAATTGTCAAATGACTTCACGATGTGAACAATGCAAAGCATAATGGACCACAGCGcaaatctatatctcttataaagctaatccTAACTACAAGCTTAATCTCAACATACAAGTCATCCACATCATCTTTCACTAACTATCCACATTAGCTCACACTAATAGTTATGTCATCCCACTAATTTTCAACCTCTTAATGCAACCAATTTTGATAATAATGAATGTAGGAACATATATGCAACAGTTTGATTTCTAAAAATCCTGTAGCATCATGCGAGACATCCTTCTAGTTAAATAAGATAGGTAAGACAACACTATGTGATTTTTTAATGGAATAGGAGGGGCCAGAGCCCCTACTGAACTTTActgaaaagaaaaggagaaaaaaatGGCACCAGGGTGTAGAGCCATGTTACAAAAAGAGAAAAGTACTTGCTTTTCGCTCTATGGATAATCCAGGAGAACAAATGTTTGAATAATTGAAACAATGGCCTATTGAAGCTTGGTGATTCTTGAAGATGATGctatttgtcgggttcataaacccggggtccctcatggactggcttctcAACAAAgtctcggcccagcagacaacgttgcaagcgacgcgcaactcctgggtcagcccaaaaacctaaacgacaggccggaACGGCGATCCAATCTCCAACAGGAAGGCATGGCCGAGGAGCAAcagcgcccgcttccgactccggcccgcctctccgaccgaaagaagAACatcgctcgcttccaactccagcccgcctccggacggcctctccgaccggaaggcctggccaaacaccacttccgactctgacaagcttctccgaccgggaatgcgccgaacccctgcttacagctcctctccgactgacgcaatcagagccgactaggaccaatcgaccggggacgctcgctcggtaaggaccaggaaacggacggagaaagtaaggcagggcactcaagtcaactgcaataccaaggaccgtaccctgtacacctgcaggacagtaccaacagggcatgtcagaagggtaccctgCAACCTTCCTGGTGTATCAAAAcctaagcagtgttgtgggcgtcgatattttccctatagtgttgtgggcgccggcatttaccatactaggcaaacatggtaaaaccccctacatacctctgagcatcaacagtatggcaggcaccgacgtctgccatatcagaagaagacga
The nucleotide sequence above comes from Miscanthus floridulus cultivar M001 chromosome 18, ASM1932011v1, whole genome shotgun sequence. Encoded proteins:
- the LOC136523581 gene encoding aspartic proteinase nepenthesin-1-like — encoded protein: MGRSLPLVVAAAVVLLLVLVLAPLLLAGMYIRNPKVNYHGGASTQRTNSIFRGIKRIWKHRDELTPPSGGQKTDEVKAAYTAGLFIFNLSVGTGAASPQNISGILDITTPLVWSQCAPCSDCLPPPAPTFQPDQSPTFAALPCGSDTCQSMLTQTCTANATETDQDYCVYTGVYGADTNTTGYLANDLVFGCSVASVGDFAGASGVFGFSRGPLSLVSQLQLSWFSYFLASDDDSQSGSSFFQFGGDDVKQTTTTTTTNSGSAATPLLTGQLHPELCYVNLTGIRVGKDLVDIPAGTFGLRANGSGGVFLSTTMPVTFLEETAYDMVKQAFVKHFNDTAGVQPVDGSALGLDLCYNYNKIQSNVAVPEMALVFDGEATMELKEYNYFFADDTSNGGTGLACLTMLPYQGVSLLGSLLQTGRTMTYDIGNAKSQQLIFETAAPAAAAAPAANSLLLMMFHHV